The following are encoded together in the Diabrotica undecimpunctata isolate CICGRU chromosome 7, icDiaUnde3, whole genome shotgun sequence genome:
- the sing gene encoding protein singles bar codes for MARGPTIVAVHNAASQGGINCCFCRCCTCLQLQVLKSPEGIIKLAQILLGFFCQSLALNFGAGYASTIGSSYQSFLSTASWCLLTSFLLLFSYVCSQKSLNLLRSSLFETLFNGVAALSYFGSCSYLGWAVNTFLQPMYIITPFFQVYPAMSAAYMMGTILGFIYAYDGYKSYQYFKGFR; via the exons atggctAGAGGCCCAACAATAGTGGCGGTCCACAACGCCGCTAGCCAGGGTGGAATAAATTGCTGCTTTTGTCGATGTTGCACATGTTTACAACTGCAAGTTTTGAAAAGTCCCGAAGGTATTATCAAATTAGCCCAAATA CTTCTAGGTTTCTTCTGTCAAAGTCTGGCTCTAAATTTTGGTGCAGGTTATGCATCGACGATTGGTTCATCGTACCAGTCCTTTTTATCTACTGCTTCGTGGTGCCTCCTAACTAGTTTTCTTTTACTATTTAGCTACGTCTGCTCCCAAAAATCACTGAATTTGCTGAGATCTTCATTATTT GAAACTCTTTTCAATGGAGTAGCTGCATTAAGTTATTTTGGATCGTGTTCGTATTTGGGATGGGCTGTGAATACATTTCTTCAACCCATGTACATAATTACTCCCTTTTTCCAAGTTTATCCTGCAATGAGTGCTGCTTAC atgatgGGTACAATTCTTGGCTTTATTTATGCCTACGACGGATATAAGTCATACCAATATTTTAAGGGATTTAGATAA